From Actinomycetota bacterium, the proteins below share one genomic window:
- a CDS encoding nuclear transport factor 2 family protein, translating into MAHPNEDLVRRGYDAFSRGDIGMLRQLFADDTIFHEPGRNPVSGDYQGIDQVLAFFETLAERSGGTFRATLHDAVASDGHAVGIHVAEGEREGRRLHSLQTIVFHVRDGRFAEAWALHHDQQATDEFWA; encoded by the coding sequence ATGGCCCATCCCAACGAGGACCTGGTTCGTCGAGGCTACGACGCCTTCTCCCGAGGCGACATCGGGATGCTCCGGCAGCTGTTCGCCGACGATACGATCTTCCACGAGCCAGGCCGCAACCCGGTCTCGGGTGACTACCAAGGCATCGACCAGGTGCTCGCCTTTTTCGAGACACTGGCCGAGCGTTCCGGAGGGACGTTCCGGGCGACCTTGCATGATGCTGTCGCCAGCGACGGGCATGCCGTCGGGATACACGTCGCTGAGGGCGAACGGGAGGGGCGCCGGCTGCACAGCCTGCAGACGATTGTCTTCCACGTGCGCGATGGCAGGTTCGCGGAGGCGTGGGCGCTCCACCACGACCAGCAGGCAACCGACGAGTTCTGGGCGTAG